The Larus michahellis chromosome 2, bLarMic1.1, whole genome shotgun sequence genome window below encodes:
- the TRIP13 gene encoding pachytene checkpoint protein 2 homolog isoform X2 — protein sequence MDEAAVDLKQALPNVCDNVQIHVEVHQKSSSTAKKEDIRMSVLKLLNRHNVVFGDYKWTEFDDGFLNSNVQSVSIVDTELKLKDRQPIDLSKSSLSLHIFHLNEEGPSSENLEEENEDIIAANHWVLPAAEFHGLWESLVYDTEVKSHLLDYVTTTLLFSDKNVDSNLISWNRVVLLHGPPGTGKTSLCKALAQKLTIRLSYRYRYGQLIEINSHSLFSKWFSESGKLVTKMFQKIQELIDDKDALVFVLIDEVESLTAARSAFKAGTEPSDAIRVVNAVLTQIDQIKRYPNVVILTTSNITEKIDMAFVDRADIKQYIGPPSTAAIFRIYLSCLEELMKCQIIYPRQQLLTLRELEMIGFVENNVSRLSLVLKEISRSEGLSGRVLRKLPFLAHALYIQSPSVTMTTFLQALSLAVDKQFEERKKLADSV from the exons CACGGCGAAGAAAGAAGATATCAGGATGAGTGTCTTAAAGCTGTTGAACAGACATAACGTTGTATTTGGTGATTACAAGTGGACAGAGTTTGATGATGGTTTCCTTAACAGCAATGTGCAGTCCGTTTCGATTGTAGACACAGAGCTGAAACTGAAAGACAGACAG CCTATTGACTTGAGCAAAAGCAGTCTTTCTCTTCATATTTTTCATCTGAATGAAGAAGGACCGAGCTCTGAAAACCTGGAAGAAGAGAATGAGGATATCATTGCAGCTAACCACTGGGTGCTACCAGCAG CTGAATTCCATGGCCTTTGGGAAAGTCTTGTATATGACACTGAAGTAAAATCACAC TTACTTGATTATGTGACGACAACATTActattttctgacaaaaatgtTGACAGCAACCTGATATCGTGGAACAGAGTTGTTTTGCTGCATG GCCCTCCTGGAACTGGTAAAACCTCTCTCTGTAAAGCATTGGCTCAGAAACTGACAATTCGACTGTCATACAG GTATAGATATGGACAGTTAATTGAGATAAACAGCCATAGCCTTTTCTCTAAATGGTTTTCTGAG AGTGGCAAGCTTGTAACCAAGATGTTCCAGAAGATTCAAGAATTAATTGATGACAAAGATGCTCTTGTATTCGTACTGATCGATGAG GTAGAAAGCCTCACGGCAGCCCGCAGTGCCTTCAAGGCAGGCACAGAGCCTTCAGATGCTATTCGTGTGGTGAATGCTGTACTGACACAAATAGATCAGATTAAAAG GTATCCAAATGTAGTTATCCTGACTACCTCAAATATTACGGAGAAAATTGACATGGCCTTTGTAGACAGGGCTGACATAAAGCAATACATTGGACCTCCATCCACTGCGGCAATATTTAGAATATATCTTTCTTGCTTGGAAGAACTGATGAAG TGTCAAATCATATATCCTCGACAGCAGCTCCTAACACTCAGAGAGCTAGAGATGATAGGCTTCGTAGAAAATAACGTGTCACGGTTAAGCCTTGTACTAAAAGAAATCTCAAG AAGTGAAGGTCTTAGTGGCCGGGTCCTGAGAAAACTTCCTTTCCTAGCACATGCGCTTTATATTCAA TCCCCCAGTGTTACAATGACAACGTTTCTTCAGGCTCTTTCACTTGCAGTAGATAAACAATtcgaagaaagaaagaaactcgCAGACAGCGTGTGA
- the TRIP13 gene encoding pachytene checkpoint protein 2 homolog isoform X1: MDEAAVDLKQALPNVCDNVQIHVEVHQKSSSTAKKEDIRMSVLKLLNRHNVVFGDYKWTEFDDGFLNSNVQSVSIVDTELKLKDRQPIDLSKSSLSLHIFHLNEEGPSSENLEEENEDIIAANHWVLPAAEFHGLWESLVYDTEVKSHLLDYVTTTLLFSDKNVDSNLISWNRVVLLHGPPGTGKTSLCKALAQKLTIRLSYRYRYGQLIEINSHSLFSKWFSESGKLVTKMFQKIQELIDDKDALVFVLIDEVESLTAARSAFKAGTEPSDAIRVVNAVLTQIDQIKRYPNVVILTTSNITEKIDMAFVDRADIKQYIGPPSTAAIFRIYLSCLEELMKCQIIYPRQQLLTLRELEMIGFVENNVSRLSLVLKEISRRSEGLSGRVLRKLPFLAHALYIQSPSVTMTTFLQALSLAVDKQFEERKKLADSV; this comes from the exons CACGGCGAAGAAAGAAGATATCAGGATGAGTGTCTTAAAGCTGTTGAACAGACATAACGTTGTATTTGGTGATTACAAGTGGACAGAGTTTGATGATGGTTTCCTTAACAGCAATGTGCAGTCCGTTTCGATTGTAGACACAGAGCTGAAACTGAAAGACAGACAG CCTATTGACTTGAGCAAAAGCAGTCTTTCTCTTCATATTTTTCATCTGAATGAAGAAGGACCGAGCTCTGAAAACCTGGAAGAAGAGAATGAGGATATCATTGCAGCTAACCACTGGGTGCTACCAGCAG CTGAATTCCATGGCCTTTGGGAAAGTCTTGTATATGACACTGAAGTAAAATCACAC TTACTTGATTATGTGACGACAACATTActattttctgacaaaaatgtTGACAGCAACCTGATATCGTGGAACAGAGTTGTTTTGCTGCATG GCCCTCCTGGAACTGGTAAAACCTCTCTCTGTAAAGCATTGGCTCAGAAACTGACAATTCGACTGTCATACAG GTATAGATATGGACAGTTAATTGAGATAAACAGCCATAGCCTTTTCTCTAAATGGTTTTCTGAG AGTGGCAAGCTTGTAACCAAGATGTTCCAGAAGATTCAAGAATTAATTGATGACAAAGATGCTCTTGTATTCGTACTGATCGATGAG GTAGAAAGCCTCACGGCAGCCCGCAGTGCCTTCAAGGCAGGCACAGAGCCTTCAGATGCTATTCGTGTGGTGAATGCTGTACTGACACAAATAGATCAGATTAAAAG GTATCCAAATGTAGTTATCCTGACTACCTCAAATATTACGGAGAAAATTGACATGGCCTTTGTAGACAGGGCTGACATAAAGCAATACATTGGACCTCCATCCACTGCGGCAATATTTAGAATATATCTTTCTTGCTTGGAAGAACTGATGAAG TGTCAAATCATATATCCTCGACAGCAGCTCCTAACACTCAGAGAGCTAGAGATGATAGGCTTCGTAGAAAATAACGTGTCACGGTTAAGCCTTGTACTAAAAGAAATCTCAAG AAGAAGTGAAGGTCTTAGTGGCCGGGTCCTGAGAAAACTTCCTTTCCTAGCACATGCGCTTTATATTCAA TCCCCCAGTGTTACAATGACAACGTTTCTTCAGGCTCTTTCACTTGCAGTAGATAAACAATtcgaagaaagaaagaaactcgCAGACAGCGTGTGA